A portion of the Poecilia reticulata strain Guanapo linkage group LG23, Guppy_female_1.0+MT, whole genome shotgun sequence genome contains these proteins:
- the phf21b gene encoding PHD finger protein 21B isoform X1: protein MELQGLQEALKVELQCHQNQTLCKGLNELQNGQKLAVRSCPVGTTKPLSLIKPPSQGIAISVVPAKTPVSMVTAHINGQKAAGPEPLQASPINLQAAGAGVVPFSGGRRAGELLAPSQMLGTLTALPIKVPQVSSLHRLAGQAATVLPQVRPKTQIPNSLPHSPCQELQPLSLQRVTAVVSPKSQAPTLPTANSTFSSDHQQVSQSIASPSAGPDLGAASQHASAGPGVAYAIIAASPATGNGVSAVSEAVKVIIIQPQAPSSTDGSPADLPSPEAPTVKSPPKKKKEEDPEKIAFMVALGLVTTEQLEGEFTPTPNLETNGASRVFNGPFCFSEIQMKRQERKRRSTANPAYSGLFEPERKRLPSHYLNSSLYLSAREDFCWKEELEHDDRCAVCKEDGELQLCHNCPRAFHPSCLHPPIKSPPRGAWYCPKCQKKVLNKENLSWPQNFVQSYVTHKTVRQEEKRRLLRRNNELKKECAHLEEQDKNLNKTLKVCMDQRDRLLGLQRDTQASLDRIKTLIRLIQRDQLVQVTMTTIATLPQLWMKPISTAAIVAAPSTAPLQPGQDDVAN, encoded by the exons AAGCTGGCCGTCCGAAGCTGTCCCGTGGGGACCACCAAGCCGCTGTCGCTCATCAAGCCCCCCAGCCAGGGCATCGCAATCTCCGTGGTGCCGGCCAAGACCCCCGTTTCCATGGTGACCGCGCACATTAACGGCCAGAAGGCGGCGGGGCCGGAACCGCTGCAGGCGTCCCCCATCAACCTCCAGGCGGCCGGTGCCGGAGTCGTTCCGTTCAGCGGCGGCAGGAGAGCCGGGGAGCTGCTGGCTCCCTCCCAG ATGCTGGGAACTCTCACTGCTCTGCCCATCAAGGTGCCTCAAGTCAGCTCTCTGCACCGGCTGGCAGGACAAGCAGCCACTGTGCTACCTCAG GTCAGGCCAAAGACCCAGATCCCCAACAGCCTCCCCCACAGTCCCTGCCAGGAGCTGCAGCCGCTCAGCCTGCAGAGAGTCACAGCTGTGGTCAGCCCCAAGAGCCAGGCCCCCACCCTGCCCACCGCCAACAGCACCTTCAGCTCCGACCACCAGCAGGTCAGCCAGAGCATCGCCTCTCCGTCAGCAGGTCCTGACCTGGGCGCCGCCTCCCAGCACGCCTCTGCAGGGCCCGGCGTGGCCTACGCCATCATCGCCGCCTCGCCCGCCACTGGGAATGGCGTGTCGGCCGTCAGCGAGGCCGTAAAG gtgATAATAATCCAGCCGCAGGCCCCCAGCAGCACCGATGGGTCCCCAGCTGACCTCCCTTCACCGGAGGCTCCCACCGTAAAATCCCctccaaagaagaagaaggaggaggaccCAGAG AAAATCGCCTTCATGGTGGCCCTCGGCCTCGTCACTACAGAGCAACTGGAAGGTGAGTTCACTCCGACTCCCAACCTGGAAACAAACGGAGCCAGCCGAGTCTTTAATGGgccgttttgtttttcagagatcCAGATGAAGAggcaggagaggaagaggagaagcaCAGCCAACCCGGCCTACAGCGGCCTCTTCGAGCCCGAG CGGAAACGCCTTCCGTCACATTACCTGAACAGCTCCCTCTACCTGTCGGCACGAG AGGATTTCTGCTGGAAG gaggagctggagcatGACGATCGCTGCGCCGTATGTAAGGAGGACGGAGAGTTGCAGCTTTGCCACAACTGCCCCCGAGCCTTCCACCCCAGCTGCCTCCACCCGCCCATCAAAAGCCCCCCCAGAGGCGCCTGGTACTGCCCCAAGTGCCAGAAGAAG GTCCTGAACAAGGAGAACCTGTCGTGGCCTCAGAACTTCGTCCAGTCCTACGTGACGCACAAGACGG tgagGCAGGAGGAGAAGCGGCGGCTGCTGAGACGAAACAACGAGTTGAAAAAGGAGTGCGCTCACCTGGAGGAGCAGGACAAGAACCTCAACAAGACactcaaa GTCTGCATGGACCAGAGGGATCGTCTCCTCGGTCTGCAGCGCGACACTCAGGCGTCGCTCGACCGCATCAAAACGCTCATCAGGCTCATCCAGCGAGACCAGCTGGTCCAGGTCACCATGACGACCATCGCCACGCTCCCACAGCTGTGGATGAAACCCATCAGCACCGCCGCCATTGTGGCGGCGCCGTCGACCGCGCCGCTGCAGCCGGGTCAGGACGACGTCGCCAACTAG
- the phf21b gene encoding PHD finger protein 21B isoform X3, whose translation MELQGLQEALKVELQCHQNQTLCKGLNELQNGQKLAVRSCPVGTTKPLSLIKPPSQGIAISVVPAKTPVSMVTAHINGQKAAGPEPLQASPINLQAAGAGVVPFSGGRRAGELLAPSQMLGTLTALPIKVPQVSSLHRLAGQAATVLPQVRPKTQIPNSLPHSPCQELQPLSLQRVTAVVSPKSQAPTLPTANSTFSSDHQQVSQSIASPSAGPDLGAASQHASAGPGVAYAIIAASPATGNGVSAVSEAVKVIIIQPQAPSSTDGSPADLPSPEAPTVKSPPKKKKEEDPEKIAFMVALGLVTTEQLEEIQMKRQERKRRSTANPAYSGLFEPERKRLPSHYLNSSLYLSAREDFCWKEELEHDDRCAVCKEDGELQLCHNCPRAFHPSCLHPPIKSPPRGAWYCPKCQKKVLNKENLSWPQNFVQSYVTHKTVRQEEKRRLLRRNNELKKECAHLEEQDKNLNKTLKVCMDQRDRLLGLQRDTQASLDRIKTLIRLIQRDQLVQVTMTTIATLPQLWMKPISTAAIVAAPSTAPLQPGQDDVAN comes from the exons AAGCTGGCCGTCCGAAGCTGTCCCGTGGGGACCACCAAGCCGCTGTCGCTCATCAAGCCCCCCAGCCAGGGCATCGCAATCTCCGTGGTGCCGGCCAAGACCCCCGTTTCCATGGTGACCGCGCACATTAACGGCCAGAAGGCGGCGGGGCCGGAACCGCTGCAGGCGTCCCCCATCAACCTCCAGGCGGCCGGTGCCGGAGTCGTTCCGTTCAGCGGCGGCAGGAGAGCCGGGGAGCTGCTGGCTCCCTCCCAG ATGCTGGGAACTCTCACTGCTCTGCCCATCAAGGTGCCTCAAGTCAGCTCTCTGCACCGGCTGGCAGGACAAGCAGCCACTGTGCTACCTCAG GTCAGGCCAAAGACCCAGATCCCCAACAGCCTCCCCCACAGTCCCTGCCAGGAGCTGCAGCCGCTCAGCCTGCAGAGAGTCACAGCTGTGGTCAGCCCCAAGAGCCAGGCCCCCACCCTGCCCACCGCCAACAGCACCTTCAGCTCCGACCACCAGCAGGTCAGCCAGAGCATCGCCTCTCCGTCAGCAGGTCCTGACCTGGGCGCCGCCTCCCAGCACGCCTCTGCAGGGCCCGGCGTGGCCTACGCCATCATCGCCGCCTCGCCCGCCACTGGGAATGGCGTGTCGGCCGTCAGCGAGGCCGTAAAG gtgATAATAATCCAGCCGCAGGCCCCCAGCAGCACCGATGGGTCCCCAGCTGACCTCCCTTCACCGGAGGCTCCCACCGTAAAATCCCctccaaagaagaagaaggaggaggaccCAGAG AAAATCGCCTTCATGGTGGCCCTCGGCCTCGTCACTACAGAGCAACTGGAAG agatcCAGATGAAGAggcaggagaggaagaggagaagcaCAGCCAACCCGGCCTACAGCGGCCTCTTCGAGCCCGAG CGGAAACGCCTTCCGTCACATTACCTGAACAGCTCCCTCTACCTGTCGGCACGAG AGGATTTCTGCTGGAAG gaggagctggagcatGACGATCGCTGCGCCGTATGTAAGGAGGACGGAGAGTTGCAGCTTTGCCACAACTGCCCCCGAGCCTTCCACCCCAGCTGCCTCCACCCGCCCATCAAAAGCCCCCCCAGAGGCGCCTGGTACTGCCCCAAGTGCCAGAAGAAG GTCCTGAACAAGGAGAACCTGTCGTGGCCTCAGAACTTCGTCCAGTCCTACGTGACGCACAAGACGG tgagGCAGGAGGAGAAGCGGCGGCTGCTGAGACGAAACAACGAGTTGAAAAAGGAGTGCGCTCACCTGGAGGAGCAGGACAAGAACCTCAACAAGACactcaaa GTCTGCATGGACCAGAGGGATCGTCTCCTCGGTCTGCAGCGCGACACTCAGGCGTCGCTCGACCGCATCAAAACGCTCATCAGGCTCATCCAGCGAGACCAGCTGGTCCAGGTCACCATGACGACCATCGCCACGCTCCCACAGCTGTGGATGAAACCCATCAGCACCGCCGCCATTGTGGCGGCGCCGTCGACCGCGCCGCTGCAGCCGGGTCAGGACGACGTCGCCAACTAG
- the phf21b gene encoding PHD finger protein 21B isoform X4 gives MVTAHINGQKAAGPEPLQASPINLQAAGAGVVPFSGGRRAGELLAPSQMLGTLTALPIKVPQVSSLHRLAGQAATVLPQVRPKTQIPNSLPHSPCQELQPLSLQRVTAVVSPKSQAPTLPTANSTFSSDHQQVSQSIASPSAGPDLGAASQHASAGPGVAYAIIAASPATGNGVSAVSEAVKVIIIQPQAPSSTDGSPADLPSPEAPTVKSPPKKKKEEDPEKIAFMVALGLVTTEQLEGEFTPTPNLETNGASRVFNGPFCFSEIQMKRQERKRRSTANPAYSGLFEPERKRLPSHYLNSSLYLSAREDFCWKEELEHDDRCAVCKEDGELQLCHNCPRAFHPSCLHPPIKSPPRGAWYCPKCQKKVLNKENLSWPQNFVQSYVTHKTVRQEEKRRLLRRNNELKKECAHLEEQDKNLNKTLKVCMDQRDRLLGLQRDTQASLDRIKTLIRLIQRDQLVQVTMTTIATLPQLWMKPISTAAIVAAPSTAPLQPGQDDVAN, from the exons ATGGTGACCGCGCACATTAACGGCCAGAAGGCGGCGGGGCCGGAACCGCTGCAGGCGTCCCCCATCAACCTCCAGGCGGCCGGTGCCGGAGTCGTTCCGTTCAGCGGCGGCAGGAGAGCCGGGGAGCTGCTGGCTCCCTCCCAG ATGCTGGGAACTCTCACTGCTCTGCCCATCAAGGTGCCTCAAGTCAGCTCTCTGCACCGGCTGGCAGGACAAGCAGCCACTGTGCTACCTCAG GTCAGGCCAAAGACCCAGATCCCCAACAGCCTCCCCCACAGTCCCTGCCAGGAGCTGCAGCCGCTCAGCCTGCAGAGAGTCACAGCTGTGGTCAGCCCCAAGAGCCAGGCCCCCACCCTGCCCACCGCCAACAGCACCTTCAGCTCCGACCACCAGCAGGTCAGCCAGAGCATCGCCTCTCCGTCAGCAGGTCCTGACCTGGGCGCCGCCTCCCAGCACGCCTCTGCAGGGCCCGGCGTGGCCTACGCCATCATCGCCGCCTCGCCCGCCACTGGGAATGGCGTGTCGGCCGTCAGCGAGGCCGTAAAG gtgATAATAATCCAGCCGCAGGCCCCCAGCAGCACCGATGGGTCCCCAGCTGACCTCCCTTCACCGGAGGCTCCCACCGTAAAATCCCctccaaagaagaagaaggaggaggaccCAGAG AAAATCGCCTTCATGGTGGCCCTCGGCCTCGTCACTACAGAGCAACTGGAAGGTGAGTTCACTCCGACTCCCAACCTGGAAACAAACGGAGCCAGCCGAGTCTTTAATGGgccgttttgtttttcagagatcCAGATGAAGAggcaggagaggaagaggagaagcaCAGCCAACCCGGCCTACAGCGGCCTCTTCGAGCCCGAG CGGAAACGCCTTCCGTCACATTACCTGAACAGCTCCCTCTACCTGTCGGCACGAG AGGATTTCTGCTGGAAG gaggagctggagcatGACGATCGCTGCGCCGTATGTAAGGAGGACGGAGAGTTGCAGCTTTGCCACAACTGCCCCCGAGCCTTCCACCCCAGCTGCCTCCACCCGCCCATCAAAAGCCCCCCCAGAGGCGCCTGGTACTGCCCCAAGTGCCAGAAGAAG GTCCTGAACAAGGAGAACCTGTCGTGGCCTCAGAACTTCGTCCAGTCCTACGTGACGCACAAGACGG tgagGCAGGAGGAGAAGCGGCGGCTGCTGAGACGAAACAACGAGTTGAAAAAGGAGTGCGCTCACCTGGAGGAGCAGGACAAGAACCTCAACAAGACactcaaa GTCTGCATGGACCAGAGGGATCGTCTCCTCGGTCTGCAGCGCGACACTCAGGCGTCGCTCGACCGCATCAAAACGCTCATCAGGCTCATCCAGCGAGACCAGCTGGTCCAGGTCACCATGACGACCATCGCCACGCTCCCACAGCTGTGGATGAAACCCATCAGCACCGCCGCCATTGTGGCGGCGCCGTCGACCGCGCCGCTGCAGCCGGGTCAGGACGACGTCGCCAACTAG
- the phf21b gene encoding PHD finger protein 21B isoform X5, giving the protein MLGTLTALPIKVPQVSSLHRLAGQAATVLPQVRPKTQIPNSLPHSPCQELQPLSLQRVTAVVSPKSQAPTLPTANSTFSSDHQQVSQSIASPSAGPDLGAASQHASAGPGVAYAIIAASPATGNGVSAVSEAVKVIIIQPQAPSSTDGSPADLPSPEAPTVKSPPKKKKEEDPEKIAFMVALGLVTTEQLEGEFTPTPNLETNGASRVFNGPFCFSEIQMKRQERKRRSTANPAYSGLFEPERKRLPSHYLNSSLYLSAREDFCWKEELEHDDRCAVCKEDGELQLCHNCPRAFHPSCLHPPIKSPPRGAWYCPKCQKKVLNKENLSWPQNFVQSYVTHKTVRQEEKRRLLRRNNELKKECAHLEEQDKNLNKTLKVCMDQRDRLLGLQRDTQASLDRIKTLIRLIQRDQLVQVTMTTIATLPQLWMKPISTAAIVAAPSTAPLQPGQDDVAN; this is encoded by the exons ATGCTGGGAACTCTCACTGCTCTGCCCATCAAGGTGCCTCAAGTCAGCTCTCTGCACCGGCTGGCAGGACAAGCAGCCACTGTGCTACCTCAG GTCAGGCCAAAGACCCAGATCCCCAACAGCCTCCCCCACAGTCCCTGCCAGGAGCTGCAGCCGCTCAGCCTGCAGAGAGTCACAGCTGTGGTCAGCCCCAAGAGCCAGGCCCCCACCCTGCCCACCGCCAACAGCACCTTCAGCTCCGACCACCAGCAGGTCAGCCAGAGCATCGCCTCTCCGTCAGCAGGTCCTGACCTGGGCGCCGCCTCCCAGCACGCCTCTGCAGGGCCCGGCGTGGCCTACGCCATCATCGCCGCCTCGCCCGCCACTGGGAATGGCGTGTCGGCCGTCAGCGAGGCCGTAAAG gtgATAATAATCCAGCCGCAGGCCCCCAGCAGCACCGATGGGTCCCCAGCTGACCTCCCTTCACCGGAGGCTCCCACCGTAAAATCCCctccaaagaagaagaaggaggaggaccCAGAG AAAATCGCCTTCATGGTGGCCCTCGGCCTCGTCACTACAGAGCAACTGGAAGGTGAGTTCACTCCGACTCCCAACCTGGAAACAAACGGAGCCAGCCGAGTCTTTAATGGgccgttttgtttttcagagatcCAGATGAAGAggcaggagaggaagaggagaagcaCAGCCAACCCGGCCTACAGCGGCCTCTTCGAGCCCGAG CGGAAACGCCTTCCGTCACATTACCTGAACAGCTCCCTCTACCTGTCGGCACGAG AGGATTTCTGCTGGAAG gaggagctggagcatGACGATCGCTGCGCCGTATGTAAGGAGGACGGAGAGTTGCAGCTTTGCCACAACTGCCCCCGAGCCTTCCACCCCAGCTGCCTCCACCCGCCCATCAAAAGCCCCCCCAGAGGCGCCTGGTACTGCCCCAAGTGCCAGAAGAAG GTCCTGAACAAGGAGAACCTGTCGTGGCCTCAGAACTTCGTCCAGTCCTACGTGACGCACAAGACGG tgagGCAGGAGGAGAAGCGGCGGCTGCTGAGACGAAACAACGAGTTGAAAAAGGAGTGCGCTCACCTGGAGGAGCAGGACAAGAACCTCAACAAGACactcaaa GTCTGCATGGACCAGAGGGATCGTCTCCTCGGTCTGCAGCGCGACACTCAGGCGTCGCTCGACCGCATCAAAACGCTCATCAGGCTCATCCAGCGAGACCAGCTGGTCCAGGTCACCATGACGACCATCGCCACGCTCCCACAGCTGTGGATGAAACCCATCAGCACCGCCGCCATTGTGGCGGCGCCGTCGACCGCGCCGCTGCAGCCGGGTCAGGACGACGTCGCCAACTAG
- the phf21b gene encoding PHD finger protein 21B isoform X2 has product MDRLNQTLCKGLNELQNGQKLAVRSCPVGTTKPLSLIKPPSQGIAISVVPAKTPVSMVTAHINGQKAAGPEPLQASPINLQAAGAGVVPFSGGRRAGELLAPSQMLGTLTALPIKVPQVSSLHRLAGQAATVLPQVRPKTQIPNSLPHSPCQELQPLSLQRVTAVVSPKSQAPTLPTANSTFSSDHQQVSQSIASPSAGPDLGAASQHASAGPGVAYAIIAASPATGNGVSAVSEAVKVIIIQPQAPSSTDGSPADLPSPEAPTVKSPPKKKKEEDPEKIAFMVALGLVTTEQLEGEFTPTPNLETNGASRVFNGPFCFSEIQMKRQERKRRSTANPAYSGLFEPERKRLPSHYLNSSLYLSAREDFCWKEELEHDDRCAVCKEDGELQLCHNCPRAFHPSCLHPPIKSPPRGAWYCPKCQKKVLNKENLSWPQNFVQSYVTHKTVRQEEKRRLLRRNNELKKECAHLEEQDKNLNKTLKVCMDQRDRLLGLQRDTQASLDRIKTLIRLIQRDQLVQVTMTTIATLPQLWMKPISTAAIVAAPSTAPLQPGQDDVAN; this is encoded by the exons AAGCTGGCCGTCCGAAGCTGTCCCGTGGGGACCACCAAGCCGCTGTCGCTCATCAAGCCCCCCAGCCAGGGCATCGCAATCTCCGTGGTGCCGGCCAAGACCCCCGTTTCCATGGTGACCGCGCACATTAACGGCCAGAAGGCGGCGGGGCCGGAACCGCTGCAGGCGTCCCCCATCAACCTCCAGGCGGCCGGTGCCGGAGTCGTTCCGTTCAGCGGCGGCAGGAGAGCCGGGGAGCTGCTGGCTCCCTCCCAG ATGCTGGGAACTCTCACTGCTCTGCCCATCAAGGTGCCTCAAGTCAGCTCTCTGCACCGGCTGGCAGGACAAGCAGCCACTGTGCTACCTCAG GTCAGGCCAAAGACCCAGATCCCCAACAGCCTCCCCCACAGTCCCTGCCAGGAGCTGCAGCCGCTCAGCCTGCAGAGAGTCACAGCTGTGGTCAGCCCCAAGAGCCAGGCCCCCACCCTGCCCACCGCCAACAGCACCTTCAGCTCCGACCACCAGCAGGTCAGCCAGAGCATCGCCTCTCCGTCAGCAGGTCCTGACCTGGGCGCCGCCTCCCAGCACGCCTCTGCAGGGCCCGGCGTGGCCTACGCCATCATCGCCGCCTCGCCCGCCACTGGGAATGGCGTGTCGGCCGTCAGCGAGGCCGTAAAG gtgATAATAATCCAGCCGCAGGCCCCCAGCAGCACCGATGGGTCCCCAGCTGACCTCCCTTCACCGGAGGCTCCCACCGTAAAATCCCctccaaagaagaagaaggaggaggaccCAGAG AAAATCGCCTTCATGGTGGCCCTCGGCCTCGTCACTACAGAGCAACTGGAAGGTGAGTTCACTCCGACTCCCAACCTGGAAACAAACGGAGCCAGCCGAGTCTTTAATGGgccgttttgtttttcagagatcCAGATGAAGAggcaggagaggaagaggagaagcaCAGCCAACCCGGCCTACAGCGGCCTCTTCGAGCCCGAG CGGAAACGCCTTCCGTCACATTACCTGAACAGCTCCCTCTACCTGTCGGCACGAG AGGATTTCTGCTGGAAG gaggagctggagcatGACGATCGCTGCGCCGTATGTAAGGAGGACGGAGAGTTGCAGCTTTGCCACAACTGCCCCCGAGCCTTCCACCCCAGCTGCCTCCACCCGCCCATCAAAAGCCCCCCCAGAGGCGCCTGGTACTGCCCCAAGTGCCAGAAGAAG GTCCTGAACAAGGAGAACCTGTCGTGGCCTCAGAACTTCGTCCAGTCCTACGTGACGCACAAGACGG tgagGCAGGAGGAGAAGCGGCGGCTGCTGAGACGAAACAACGAGTTGAAAAAGGAGTGCGCTCACCTGGAGGAGCAGGACAAGAACCTCAACAAGACactcaaa GTCTGCATGGACCAGAGGGATCGTCTCCTCGGTCTGCAGCGCGACACTCAGGCGTCGCTCGACCGCATCAAAACGCTCATCAGGCTCATCCAGCGAGACCAGCTGGTCCAGGTCACCATGACGACCATCGCCACGCTCCCACAGCTGTGGATGAAACCCATCAGCACCGCCGCCATTGTGGCGGCGCCGTCGACCGCGCCGCTGCAGCCGGGTCAGGACGACGTCGCCAACTAG